The following are encoded in a window of Vigna unguiculata cultivar IT97K-499-35 chromosome 8, ASM411807v1, whole genome shotgun sequence genomic DNA:
- the LOC114193839 gene encoding plasma membrane ATPase 4-like, which produces MGGISLEEIKNENVDLERIPIEEVFEQLKCSRAGLTSDEGANRLQVFGPNKLEEKKESKFLKFLGFMWNPLSWVMEAAAIMAIALANGGGRPPDWQDFVGIIALLVINSTISFIEENNAGNAAAALMAGLAPKTKVLRDGRWSEQDAAILVPGDIISIKLGDIIPADARLLEGDPLSVDQSALTGESLPVTKSSSDEVFSGSTVKKGEIEAVVIATGVHTFFGKAAHLVDSTNQVGHFQKVLTAIGNFCICSIAVGIAIELIVMYPIQHRKYRDGIDNLLVLLIGGIPIAMPTVLSVTMAIGSHRLSQQGAITKRMTAIEEMAGMDVLCSDKTGTLTLNKLSVDRNLIEVFAKGVEKEYVILLAARASRTENQDAIDAAIVGMLADPKEARSGIREVHFLPFNPVDKRTALTYIDSDGNWHRASKGAPEQIITLCNCKEDVRKKVHAVIDKFAERGLRSLGVARQEVPEKSKDAAGGPWQFVGLLPLFDPPRHDSAETIRRALNLGVNVKMITGDQLAIGKETGRRLGMGTNMYPSSALLGQDKDASISALPVDELIEKADGFAGVFPEHKYEIVKRLQERKHICGMTGDGVNDAPALKKADIGIAVADATDAARSASDIVLTEPGLSVIISAVLTSRAIFQRMKNYTIYAVSITIRIVFGFLFIALIWKFDFAPFMVLIIAILNDGTIMTISKDRVKPSPLPDSWKLREIFATGVVLGSYMALMTVIFFWAMKDTNFFSNKFGVRPLRNSPDEMMAALYLQVSIISQALIFVTRSRSWSFVERPGLLLLGAFLIAQLVATFIAVYANWGFARIQGMGWGWAGVIWLYSLVTYIPLDFLKFAIRYILSGKAWDNLLENKTAFTTKKDYGKEEREAQWAAAQRTLHGLQPPETSNLFNDKNSYRELSEIAEQAKRRAEVARLRELHTLKGHVESVVKLKGLDIDTIQQHYTV; this is translated from the exons ATGGGTGGCATCAGCCTCGAAGAGATCAAGAACGAAAACGTCGATCTG GAACGGATTCCGATAGAGGAAGTGTTTGAGCAGCTGAAATGTTCAAGAGCAGGTCTAACATCAGACGAAGGGGCCAACAGGCTCCAAGTCTTTGGACCCAACAAATTGGAAGAGAAAAAG GAGAGCAAGTTTTTGAAGTTCTTGGGGTTTATGTGGAACCCTTTGTCATGGGTCATGGAAGCTGCTGCTATCATGGCCATTGCTTTGGCAAATGGAGGAGGAAGGCCACCAGATTGGCAAGATTTTGTGGGAATCATTGCTCTGCTGGTCATAAACTCCACAATCAGTTTTATTGAGGAAAACAATGCTGGAAATGCTGCTGCTGCTCTTATGGCTGGTTTAGCTCCCAAGACAAAG GTATTAAGGGATGGCCGATGGAGTGAACAGGATGCTGCAATTTTAGTACCAGGAGACATAATCAGCATCAAGTTAGGAGATATCATTCCAGCTGATGCTCGTCTTCTTGAGGGTGATCCTCTGAGTGTTGATCAGTCTGCTTTGACTGGAGAATCTCTTCCAGTGACAAAGAGTTCCTCAGATGAAGTGTTTTCAGGATCAACTGTGAAGAAGGGAGAGATAGAAGCAGTTGTGATAGCCACTGGAGTGCACACCTTTTTTGGCAAAGCAGCACATCTAGTGGACAGCACCAACCAAGTTGGACACTTTCAGAAAGTACTCACAGCAATTGGTAACTTCTGCATTTGTTCAATTGCTGTTGGAATCGCCATCGAGCTCATAGTCATGTACCCAATTCAACACCGAAAGTACAGGGATGGAATTGACAATCTGTTGGTGCTCTTGATTGGAGGAATCCCCATTGCCATGCCTACTGTGTTGTCTGTCACCATGGCCATTGGTTCTCACAGGCTCTCTCAGCAGGGTGCCATAACAAAAAGAATGACAGCTATTGAGGAAATGGCAGGGATGGATGTCCTGTGCAGTGACAAAACTGGGACTCTCACTTTGAACAAGTTGAGTGTTGATAGAAACTTGATTGAGGTGTTTGCTAAGGGTGTTGAGAAAGAGTATGTTATCCTTCTAGCAGCTAGAGCTTCCAGGACTGAAAATCAGGATGCCATTGATGCTGCAATTGTTGGCATGCTTGCTGACCCAAAGGAG GCACGTAGTGGTATCAGGGAGGTACATTTCCTTCCATTCAATCCTGTAGACAAGAGGACTGCACTTACCTACATTGATTCTGATGGAAACTGGCATAGAGCTAGCAAAGGGGCTCCTGAGCAG ATAATCACCCTTTGCAACTGCAAAGAGGATGTCAGAAAAAAGGTTCATGCAGTGATTGATAAGTTTGCTGAGCGTGGACTTCGGTCTTTAGGTGTTGCAAGACAA GAAGTACCTGAAAAATCAAAAGATGCTGCTGGTGGACCATGGCAATTTGTTGGTCTGCTACCATTGTTTGATCCTCCCAGGCATGATAGTGCTGAAACCATTAGAAGAGCTCTTAACCTTGGTGTGAATGTTAAGATGATTACCG GAGATCAGCTTGCCATTGGAAAGGAAACGGGTCGAAGGCTCGGAATGGGAACAAACATGTATCCTTCATCTGCATTGCTTGGTCAAGACAAGGATGCCTCTATTTCAGCTCTTCCAGTAGATGAGTTGATTGAGAAGGCTGATGGATTTGCAGGAGTATTTCCTG AGCACAAATATGAAATTGTTAAACGGCTGCAAGAAAGGAAGCATATATGTGGAATGACTGGTGATGGTGTAAACGATGCCCCTGCATTAAAGAAAGCAGATATTGGAATTGCTGTTGCTGATGCCACAGATGCTGCTAGAAGTGCTTCTGATATTGTCCTTACTGAACCTGGTCTAAGTGTCATTATTAGTGCAGTGCTAACAAGCAGGGCAATTTTCCAGAGGATGAAGAACTATACT ATCTATGCTGTGTCAATCACCATCCGTATTGTG tTTGGTTTCTTGTTTATTGCGCTGATCTGGAAGTTTGACTTTGCACCCTTCATGGTTTTGATTATTGCCATACTAAATGATG GTACCATTATGACTATATCAAAGGATAGAGTTAAACCATCTCCACTTCCTGATAGCTGGAAACTAAGGGAGATATTCGCTACTGGCGTTGTGCTAGGCAGCTACATGGCTCTAATGACAGTGATATTTTTCTGGGCCATGAAAGACACCAACTTCTTCTCG AACAAGTTTGGTGTGAGGCCACTAAGAAACAGTCCTGATGAAATGATGGCAGCCTTATACCTACAAGTCAGTATAATAAGCCAGGCTCTAATCTTTGTCACAAGGTCTCGTAGTTGGTCATTTGTTGAAAGACCTGGTCTTCTCCTACTAGGAGCTTTTCTGATTGCTCAGTTG GTAGCAACTTTTATAGCAGTATATGCTAACTGGGGCTTTGCAAGAATACAAGGAATGGGATGGGGTTGGGCTGGTGTAATCTGGCTTTACAGTTTGGTAACCTATATCCCTCTTGATTTTCTCAAATTTGCAATCCGCTACATACTAAGTGGGAAGGCTTGGGACAATCTTTTGGAGAACAAG ACTGCTTTCACAACAAAGAAAGACTATGGAAAAGAAGAGAGGGAGGCTCAATGGGCGGCTGCGCAGAGAACACTTCATGGTCTTCAGCCACCAGAAACTTCCAACCTTTTCAATGACAAGAATAGCTACAGGGAGCTTTCAGAGATTGCAGAACAAGCCAAGAGAAGAGCTGAAGTTGCAAG GCTTAGGGAGCTTCATACTCTAAAGGGACACGTTGAGTCAGTGGTGAAGCTGAAGGGGCTTGACATTGACACAATTCAGCAGCATTACACAGTTTAA
- the LOC114193788 gene encoding protein DSS1 HOMOLOG ON CHROMOSOME V-like: MATEPKAATEDVKIDLFEDDDEFEEFEINEEWDDKEEGKEVTQQWEDDWDDDDVGDDFSFQLRRELESNTEKN; this comes from the exons ATGGCCACTGAACCAAAAGCAGCCACCGAGGACGTCAAGATCGACCTCTTCGAAGACGATGATGAGTTTGAAGAGTTTGAAATCAACGAAG AGTGGGATGACAAGGAGGAAGGAAAGGAAGTGACTCAACAGTGGGAGGATGATTGGGATGATGATGATGTCGGTGATGATTTCTCTTTCCAGTTGAGAAGGGAATTGGAGAGCAACACTGAGAAAAATTAA
- the LOC114193823 gene encoding peroxidase 16-like, whose translation MTSLSLILHAIVFLLVFIAGCHAQLGVDYYRNTCPNVESIVRRAVEVKFQQTDVTVPATLRLFFHDCFVRGCDASVMLASTNHTSEKDSPIDLSLAGDGFDTVIKAKAAVDSVPGCQNKVSCADILAMATRDVIALAGGPSYAVELGRLDGRVSTKGSVRNHIPLPDFKLEKLNQMFASHGLTLTDLVALSGAHTVGFSHCNQFSKRIYNFKGNKSIDHTLNPAYAKELQQKCPKNAEPEAAVQMDPVTPKIFDNQYYKNLQQGKGLLSSDQALFTHKRTRELVNLFASNNTVFETSFVSAITKLGRIGIKTGHQGEIRRDCSMVN comes from the exons ATGACTTCTCTGAGCCTCATTTTGCATGCTATTGTGTTTCTTCTTGTGTTTATAGCTGGTTGTCATGCTCAACTTGGAGTTGACTACTACAGAAACACATGTCCAAATGTTGAATCGATTGTTCGGAGAGCAGTTGAGGTGAAATTTCAGCAGACAGATGTGACAGTTCCTGCTACACTTAGGCTGTTCTTCCATGATTGTTTTGTTAGG GGGTGTGATGCTTCTGTGATGCTAGCTTCAACAAACCACACATCTGAGAAGGATAGTCCTATAGATCTTTCACTGGCTGGTGATGGTTTTGACACTGTGATCAAAGCCAAGGCTGCAGTTGACAGTGTACCTGGCTGCCAGAATAAGGTTTCATGTGCTGACATATTGGCCATGGCAACTAGGGATGTCATAGCATTG GCAGGAGGACCATCTTATGCAGTAGAGTTGGGAAGGCTAGATGGGAGAGTGTCAACAAAAGGCAGTGTTAGAAACCATATACCTCTTCCTGATTTCAAACTAGAAAAACTGAACCAAATGTTTGCTTCACATGGACTAACCCTAACTGATCTAGTTGCTCTATCAG GAGCACATACTGTTGGATTCTCTCATTGCAACCAGTTCTCCAAACGTATTTACAACTTCAAAGGCAATAAAAGCATTGATCATACACTTAATCCTGCGTATGCAAAAGAGCTCCAACAAAAGTGTCCAAAAAATGCAGAGCCCGAAGCAGCGGTTCAAATGGACCCAGTAACACCAAAGATATTTGATAATCAATACTacaagaatcttcagcaaggaAAAGGGCTTCTTTCTTCTGATCAAGCTTTGTTTACTCATAAAAGAACAAGAGAGCTAGTGAACTTATTTGCATCCAACAACACAGTCTTTGAAACGTCTTTTGTAAGTGCCATAACAAAGTTAGGACGAATAGGTATTAAAACAGGACACCAGGGTGAAATCCGGCGTGATTGCTCAATGGTTAACTGA